A region of the Arsenicicoccus dermatophilus genome:
GGGCGATCTGGTGGGCACGCCGCCGGGCGTCGGCGGGCCGTGCACCCTGCTGGCGCAGCCACGCGACGAGATAGGCCTCCACCGCCTCGCTCATCGAGGCGGACAGCTCCTTGGCCTGGCCCAGCAGGAGGTCTGGGGCGTGGGCTGCCACGCCCCAGACCTGCAGCAGCAGCCCGCCCCGCAGCCACTCGTCGGGGAGGGACTCGAGCAGTACGGCGAGCGCCTCGGTGGGCGCGGGCACGGGGGAGCGCTCGGCCAGCTCGGTCATGAGGTCCAGCCGTCCGGTCATCACGCTGCGGACGATGTCGGCGACCAGGACGTCCTTGCCCTTGTAGTAGCCGTAGATGGCTCCGGCGGACAGGCCCGACTCGGCGATGATGTCCGCCATGGTCAAGGCGGCCAGGCCCTTGGTGCGCACGACCTCCATGGCGGCGCCCTGGATGCGCTCGCGCATGGCGGCCCGGTGCTCGTCGGTCACTCTCGGCATACCGTCCAGATTAAAAAAGAATGTTCGTTCTTGACAACCCCGCCACCCGTCCGCAGCATGGAGAACGAACATTCGGTTTTGAGGCCCACCCCTCCAGGAGATCCCATGGCCACCGCCACCCGGGCCACCACGGCCCGACCTCACATCCACTCCACCTGGAACGCCACCCTGCGCACCACCCTCGCGGCGGCCGCCGTCGTCACCCTGGTCCTGCTCGCGTTCGCCTGGCCGACCTACAGCGCCAAGGTCAAGGACATGCCGATCGCCGTGGTCGCCACCGACCGGCAACGCGCCACCCTGCAGGACCGGATCGAGCGCGCGGGCGGCGCCTTCGAGGTGCGGTCCGTGCCGGATCGCCAGGCGGCGGTCGACGCGATCGAGCGACGCGAGGTGTATGGCGGGATCGTCCTGCCCGCCGGTGCTCCCGGCGGCATGGAGGTCCTGACCGCCACCGCCGGCAGCGGACCCGCCACCCAGATGCTCACCGGTCTGGCGCAGAAGGCCGGCGCCGAGCAGGTGCAGGCTGCCGGCAACGCCAGGATGGCGGCCGTCCAGGACGCCGCCCGGCTCGGGGCCCAGGCGGCCGCGGCCCAGGCGTCCGCGACCACCCTCACCCAGACCGCCCAGGCGCTCTCGCTCAACCCCGCCTCGGCCGCCCAGGCCGTCGCGATGAAGCAGCAGGCGGCCACCGCGTCCACCACGGCGGCTGCCCTCGCGCGGCGCGCCCAGGCCGCCCAGACCGCCCTCGCGGCGGCGCCCGCCTCCCACGTCACCGTGACCGACGTGGTCCCCCTCTCCGACAAGGACCCTCGCGGTCAGGGCTTTGCCGTCGCGGGTCTGCCGCTGGCCATGGGCGGGATGATCGGCGGTCTGCTCATCTCCACCCTCCTTGTCGGGTGGAAGCCCCGGCTGGTCGCCGTCGCGGGCTATGCCGTGCTCGGCGGCCTGCTGCTGGCGCTCGTGCTGCACGGGTGGTTCGGCTTCCTGCAGGGCAGCTTCGGGATGGCCTGGCTCGTCTGCGCACTGGCGATCGGGGCGACCGCGGCCTTCATCACCGGCGCGCAGTCGCTGGTCGGCAAGCCGGGCATCGCGCTCGGCGCCATCGCGACGATGTTCGTCGGCAACCCGCTGTCCTCCCTGGCCATGCCCAAGGAGTGGCTGCCGGGGGCGTGGGGCGAGATCGGCCAGTGGTTCGTCCCCGGCGCGGCCGGCACCCTGCTGCGCAACGAGTCCTACTTCCCTCGCGCCGACGGCAGCCACGCCTGGATCGCGCTGCTGTGCTGGCT
Encoded here:
- a CDS encoding TetR/AcrR family transcriptional regulator, which produces MPRVTDEHRAAMRERIQGAAMEVVRTKGLAALTMADIIAESGLSAGAIYGYYKGKDVLVADIVRSVMTGRLDLMTELAERSPVPAPTEALAVLLESLPDEWLRGGLLLQVWGVAAHAPDLLLGQAKELSASMSEAVEAYLVAWLRQQGARPADARRRAHQIAPALTGLMQGYVMQFSLLGRVTAEEYAAAASAIFDGALRTDCLPPSEVPRQTPRS
- a CDS encoding ABC transporter permease, which gives rise to MATATRATTARPHIHSTWNATLRTTLAAAAVVTLVLLAFAWPTYSAKVKDMPIAVVATDRQRATLQDRIERAGGAFEVRSVPDRQAAVDAIERREVYGGIVLPAGAPGGMEVLTATAGSGPATQMLTGLAQKAGAEQVQAAGNARMAAVQDAARLGAQAAAAQASATTLTQTAQALSLNPASAAQAVAMKQQAATASTTAAALARRAQAAQTALAAAPASHVTVTDVVPLSDKDPRGQGFAVAGLPLAMGGMIGGLLISTLLVGWKPRLVAVAGYAVLGGLLLALVLHGWFGFLQGSFGMAWLVCALAIGATAAFITGAQSLVGKPGIALGAIATMFVGNPLSSLAMPKEWLPGAWGEIGQWFVPGAAGTLLRNESYFPRADGSHAWIALLCWLLGGVALTLVGRHKYDEVVHMEGYTEPD